From Bradyrhizobium sp. NDS-1, the proteins below share one genomic window:
- a CDS encoding H-NS histone family protein codes for MSAKKLELETMSLDDLWSLHEEISGILSDRIKAEKNELEKRLAALGGGMAILADSSREGVSSTGKPRRKYPRVLPKYRNPQTSETWSGRGKRPRWLVAAMKSGRRIEDFRIGEASPKLRQRA; via the coding sequence ATGTCAGCGAAGAAACTCGAGTTAGAAACGATGTCCCTCGACGATCTCTGGTCGCTTCATGAGGAGATTAGCGGAATTCTGTCCGATCGGATCAAGGCGGAAAAGAACGAACTCGAAAAGCGCTTAGCGGCACTTGGGGGCGGGATGGCTATTTTGGCGGATTCGAGCCGGGAAGGCGTGTCTTCCACCGGCAAGCCGAGACGTAAGTATCCGCGCGTGCTGCCGAAATATCGGAATCCGCAGACATCCGAGACCTGGTCGGGGCGTGGCAAGCGGCCGCGGTGGTTGGTTGCTGCAATGAAGTCTGGTCGGAGAATTGAGGATTTTCGCATTGGCGAAGCAAGTCCGAAGCTTCGTCAGCGGGCGTGA
- a CDS encoding H-NS histone family protein, which produces MRRQDLEAMDFEELWLLHEELTKILAERITAEKRELEKRLAQLNQPEQFGEAESGAAEAGADQPPRRKYPKVMPKYYNPLQPTETWSGRGKQPRWLVAALQSGHTLEEFRIREKGESSERNASGREHS; this is translated from the coding sequence ATGCGAAGGCAAGATCTCGAAGCCATGGATTTTGAGGAACTTTGGCTTCTTCACGAGGAGCTAACGAAGATCCTTGCCGAAAGGATCACCGCCGAGAAGCGGGAACTTGAAAAGCGTCTTGCGCAACTCAACCAACCGGAACAATTCGGTGAAGCTGAAAGTGGGGCGGCTGAGGCGGGGGCAGACCAACCGCCCCGGCGCAAATACCCGAAGGTCATGCCGAAGTACTACAACCCGCTCCAGCCAACTGAGACTTGGTCAGGACGTGGTAAGCAGCCCCGCTGGCTGGTTGCCGCCCTCCAATCAGGCCACACGCTGGAGGAGTTCAGAATCCGCGAGAAGGGCGAATCTTCCGAACGGAATGCTAGTGGCCGAGAGCATTCCTAG